In a genomic window of Pelotomaculum thermopropionicum SI:
- the PlsC gene encoding 1-acyl-sn-glycerol-3-phosphate acyltransferase: MFYRFSRLLCRIILALLRRWQVRGAENMPSSGGMVVVSNHISYWDPVVVGCAFDRQIYFMAKSELFDIPLLGPVIRALGAFPVRRDRSDRKAIRTAIRLLEEGNIIGIFPEGTRSYTGEILPPHMGAAMLAFKAGVPILPVAVSGTRGIFGKVRVKVGKPFYCQTGTKAGKTELEKASKEVMSRIAALLDDIMRGNS; the protein is encoded by the coding sequence ATGTTTTACCGGTTCTCCAGGCTGCTCTGCCGGATAATCCTGGCATTGTTACGCCGTTGGCAGGTCCGGGGAGCAGAAAACATGCCCTCAAGCGGCGGCATGGTGGTGGTTTCAAACCACATCAGTTACTGGGACCCTGTGGTGGTAGGTTGCGCCTTTGACAGGCAGATATACTTTATGGCCAAGTCCGAACTTTTTGACATACCTTTACTCGGCCCTGTAATCCGGGCCCTCGGCGCCTTTCCGGTGCGACGCGACAGATCCGACCGGAAGGCTATTAGAACCGCCATTAGACTTCTTGAGGAAGGCAATATTATAGGAATTTTTCCGGAAGGAACCAGGAGTTATACGGGGGAAATCCTGCCCCCCCACATGGGTGCCGCCATGCTGGCATTTAAGGCAGGGGTTCCCATCCTGCCCGTAGCCGTTAGCGGAACTAGGGGTATCTTCGGCAAGGTAAGGGTTAAGGTGGGCAAGCCTTTTTACTGCCAGACCGGCACAAAGGCTGGAAAAACAGAGCTGGAAAAGGCCAGCAAAGAAGTTATGTCCCGGATAGCAGCCCTGCTTGATGATATAATGCGGGGAAATTCCTGA
- a CDS encoding hypothetical protein (containing LytB (COG0761), Penicillin tolerance protein and partial RpsA (COG0539), ribosomal protein S1), protein MEVRVAAKAGFCFGVKRAIEIAMATVRNMAGPIYSLGPLIHNSQVVEYLAAKGIREIKSIEGIDVGTLIIRSHGVGPALLETARAKGLNIVDATCPFVRRAQVLARDLIEKGYQVVVVGDRDHPEVKGIVDWTRGRATVIENPAEAALIKKESKIGVVAQTTQPLENFESVLKVLSETGAEMKVCNTICNATAERQQAALDLARQADVMIVVGGANSANTRKLADICRESGTPTYHIETAGELDPVWFRGAKIAGLTAGASTPDWIIEEVKNRMSEIEEMNCQEEGMKEAMEVKAVRHGQIVKGTVVHVGPDEVMVDIGAKSEGVIPLRELSCCEIASPQEIVKVGDEIEVYVLKAEDNEGKLILSKEKADAEKAWGRLEEALNSGEPVEGIVREVVKGGLLVDVGVRAFLPASLVERGYVEDLSKYLGQVVKARVIELNRGRKKVILSRKAVLEEEYARLRQETLDTLQEGQVVKGTVRRLTQFGAFVDIGGVDGLLHISEMSWHRINHPSEVVKVGDELEIMVLKLDRENEKISLGLKQVLPNPWDSVQEKYPVGSIVKAKVVRLAPFGAFVQLEPGVEGLVHISHLADRHVVKPDEVVSEGEEVNVKVLSVDQAEKRIRLSIREVAREKQEKEYREYNQSKAQQNPADVVTIGDMVGGLFEGKE, encoded by the coding sequence ATGGAAGTGCGGGTGGCCGCAAAAGCGGGTTTTTGCTTTGGCGTAAAAAGGGCCATCGAAATAGCCATGGCCACCGTCCGGAACATGGCCGGTCCAATTTATTCCCTGGGCCCTTTAATTCATAATTCCCAAGTAGTTGAATACCTGGCAGCAAAAGGCATCAGGGAAATTAAAAGTATCGAAGGGATCGATGTGGGCACGCTGATTATCAGATCCCACGGCGTTGGCCCGGCATTGCTGGAAACGGCCCGTGCAAAAGGTTTAAATATTGTGGACGCTACCTGCCCCTTTGTCCGCAGGGCGCAGGTTCTGGCCCGCGACCTGATCGAAAAAGGCTATCAGGTAGTGGTGGTGGGTGACAGAGATCATCCCGAGGTAAAGGGTATTGTAGACTGGACCCGTGGCAGGGCCACAGTTATAGAAAACCCCGCCGAAGCTGCCTTAATTAAAAAAGAAAGCAAAATCGGGGTTGTAGCCCAGACCACGCAACCGCTGGAAAATTTTGAATCCGTCTTAAAAGTCTTAAGTGAGACGGGGGCGGAAATGAAGGTATGCAATACCATTTGCAATGCAACGGCAGAACGCCAGCAGGCCGCTCTGGATCTTGCCCGGCAGGCCGACGTAATGATCGTCGTCGGGGGTGCAAACAGCGCCAATACCAGAAAACTGGCCGACATCTGCCGCGAGTCGGGAACTCCTACTTATCACATAGAGACTGCTGGCGAACTGGATCCGGTCTGGTTCCGGGGAGCTAAGATAGCAGGACTGACGGCGGGAGCGTCCACACCTGACTGGATAATAGAGGAGGTAAAGAATCGAATGAGTGAAATTGAAGAAATGAACTGCCAGGAAGAAGGCATGAAAGAGGCAATGGAAGTCAAGGCAGTTCGCCATGGCCAGATCGTAAAAGGCACGGTAGTCCACGTTGGACCGGACGAGGTAATGGTGGACATTGGTGCCAAATCGGAAGGAGTTATCCCCTTAAGGGAGCTGTCCTGCTGTGAAATTGCCTCTCCCCAGGAAATTGTTAAAGTGGGAGATGAAATAGAAGTTTATGTTCTGAAAGCAGAGGACAACGAGGGAAAACTAATTCTTTCTAAGGAAAAGGCCGATGCGGAAAAAGCCTGGGGCAGGCTGGAGGAAGCTTTAAACTCTGGCGAACCGGTTGAAGGGATCGTCCGGGAAGTGGTTAAAGGAGGGCTCTTGGTTGACGTCGGGGTGCGGGCCTTCCTGCCGGCCTCATTGGTGGAAAGAGGTTATGTGGAAGACCTCTCCAAATACCTCGGCCAGGTGGTGAAAGCCAGGGTAATCGAACTTAATCGCGGCAGAAAGAAGGTAATTCTGTCCCGGAAGGCAGTGCTGGAAGAAGAATATGCCAGGCTGCGCCAGGAAACTCTGGACACCCTCCAGGAAGGCCAGGTAGTAAAAGGCACCGTGCGCCGCCTGACGCAGTTCGGCGCTTTCGTTGATATTGGCGGAGTAGACGGGCTTTTGCATATCTCGGAAATGTCTTGGCACAGGATCAACCACCCCTCTGAAGTGGTCAAAGTGGGCGATGAACTTGAAATTATGGTGTTAAAATTAGACCGGGAGAACGAAAAAATTTCACTGGGCTTAAAACAGGTGCTCCCCAACCCGTGGGACAGCGTTCAGGAAAAATATCCGGTAGGCAGTATTGTCAAAGCTAAAGTGGTGCGGTTGGCTCCTTTCGGCGCCTTCGTCCAGCTTGAGCCCGGGGTGGAGGGCCTGGTTCATATCTCCCATCTGGCGGACAGGCATGTGGTCAAGCCAGATGAAGTGGTCAGCGAAGGAGAAGAAGTAAACGTAAAGGTTCTGAGCGTCGACCAGGCCGAGAAGAGGATCCGCCTCTCCATTAGAGAAGTGGCCAGGGAAAAACAGGAAAAGGAATACCGTGAATACAACCAGAGCAAAGCTCAGCAAAATCCGGCTGATGTGGTAACCATTGGCGACATGGTGGGCGGCCTCTTTGAAGGCAAGGAGTAA
- the Cmk gene encoding cytidylate kinase, translating into MNSFPNIAIDGPAGAGKSTVARLLSKELGFLYIDTGAMYRAVALKAIRKGVDLADQPGLSRLAAVTSVNLKTDAEGNLRVFLDGEDVTEEIRSPAVSKAVSLVARVPAVRERLVELQRAMASGGGVVMEGRDIGTVVLPDAEIKIFLTASPEERARRRREELAARGYIVDQHQMVNEITERDRIDTTRAAGPLVPAADAEIIDCSSMPVEKVVKMIVARVSAGRRE; encoded by the coding sequence ATGAATTCCTTTCCCAACATCGCCATAGACGGGCCGGCAGGTGCCGGAAAAAGCACGGTTGCCAGGCTTTTATCAAAAGAACTGGGATTTTTATACATAGATACAGGAGCAATGTACCGGGCAGTAGCTCTAAAAGCAATCCGTAAGGGCGTGGACCTTGCAGATCAGCCCGGCTTAAGCCGTCTGGCTGCAGTCACGTCGGTAAACCTTAAAACAGACGCAGAAGGCAACCTGCGGGTGTTTTTAGACGGTGAAGATGTTACCGAAGAAATTCGCAGCCCCGCTGTATCGAAAGCCGTTTCTTTGGTCGCCAGGGTGCCTGCAGTAAGAGAACGCCTGGTTGAGCTTCAGAGGGCAATGGCCTCAGGAGGCGGTGTGGTAATGGAAGGCCGGGACATCGGAACGGTAGTCCTGCCCGATGCAGAGATTAAGATTTTTCTCACTGCCTCGCCGGAAGAAAGGGCCAGAAGACGCCGGGAAGAACTAGCTGCAAGGGGATACATTGTCGATCAGCACCAGATGGTAAACGAAATAACGGAAAGGGACCGGATCGATACAACCAGGGCAGCCGGTCCCCTGGTTCCGGCTGCAGATGCTGAAATTATAGATTGTTCATCCATGCCTGTGGAAAAGGTGGTAAAGATGATCGTCGCCCGGGTTTCGGCGGGGAGGCGGGAATAG
- the TrpD gene encoding anthranilate phosphoribosyltransferase produces the protein MIKNAIKKVVSGQHLSEEEAGAVMEQIMEGGASPAQIASLLTAMRLKGETVDEITGFARVMRQKSTRVKSKHPVLVDTCGTGGDGAGTFNISTAAAFVVAGAGVPVAKHGNRSVSSRCGSADVLEELGVRVDLDREAVEECLNMVGMAFLFAPLLHRSMGYVAGPRREIGIRTVFNILGPLTNPAGANAQVLGVYSPFLAEMLAKVLARLGVSRAFVVHGAGGLDEISLAGPSILCEVRNGSVRRGLLDPARFGFRYAPVSVLAGGTPRENAAIALKILEGERGARRDVVVLNAALGLVAGGKARNIAEGLEIAALSIDSGLAVAKLRELVEFTGNLSCGEAAVR, from the coding sequence GTGATTAAAAATGCCATTAAAAAGGTGGTATCAGGCCAGCATTTATCTGAAGAAGAGGCCGGTGCGGTAATGGAACAAATTATGGAGGGCGGGGCCAGCCCTGCCCAAATTGCCTCGCTGCTCACAGCCATGCGCCTGAAAGGTGAGACGGTGGATGAGATTACCGGTTTTGCCAGGGTTATGAGGCAGAAATCAACTCGCGTAAAATCAAAACATCCTGTTCTGGTTGATACATGCGGTACAGGGGGAGACGGGGCCGGCACATTTAATATTTCAACCGCTGCTGCCTTTGTGGTGGCAGGGGCTGGGGTGCCCGTGGCAAAACACGGAAACCGTTCTGTGTCCAGCCGTTGCGGCAGCGCGGATGTTCTGGAGGAACTGGGGGTGAGGGTTGACCTTGACCGGGAGGCCGTTGAGGAATGTCTTAATATGGTGGGCATGGCCTTTCTTTTCGCACCGCTCCTGCACCGTTCTATGGGGTATGTTGCCGGCCCGCGCCGGGAGATTGGAATCCGCACCGTTTTTAACATCCTGGGGCCGCTTACCAACCCGGCCGGGGCAAATGCCCAGGTGTTGGGTGTTTACAGCCCTTTTCTGGCCGAAATGCTGGCAAAGGTGCTGGCCAGGCTGGGTGTAAGCCGCGCCTTTGTGGTGCATGGTGCCGGTGGTCTGGATGAAATCTCTCTGGCCGGCCCTTCAATTTTGTGCGAGGTGAGAAACGGCTCGGTCCGTAGAGGTTTGCTGGACCCTGCCAGGTTCGGCTTTAGATATGCACCGGTATCCGTTCTGGCCGGCGGGACGCCCCGGGAAAATGCTGCGATAGCCCTGAAAATCCTGGAAGGGGAAAGGGGAGCGCGCCGGGATGTGGTAGTATTGAATGCTGCCCTGGGATTGGTTGCCGGGGGAAAGGCCAGGAATATTGCAGAAGGCCTGGAAATTGCTGCTTTAAGCATAGACTCAGGTTTAGCCGTTGCCAAGCTGAGGGAACTGGTTGAATTTACCGGCAACCTGAGTTGCGGGGAGGCGGCCGTCCGGTGA
- the TyrA gene encoding prephenate dehydrogenase: MSPEFNRVAIVGVGLIGGSLGMAICARGLAREVVGTGSRLENLRLAVEMGAVHYFKEKPADGVAGADLVIIATPVSVTIPVLKEILPHLSPGSVITDVGSVKAGIVYQAEELVCSGISFVGGHPMAGSERSGVAGADPYLFENAYYLITPTARTGAHALEAVKRLVAGIGAKVIEMDPDRHDLAVAAVSHLPHFLAAVLVNTISQMPESNEILPLAAGGFRDTTRIAAGNPAMWRDIFMANRERLLHMIRRFRTELDLFESAIAHDQTGYVLSKLEEARRVRSGLPARSKGYLPCLFEIVAAIPDQPGALARLTAHLAGAGINITDIEILRVREGEGGTVRVGFATESEQEGSYRLLKEKGYTVRKR; the protein is encoded by the coding sequence TTGAGTCCTGAGTTTAACCGGGTGGCCATTGTAGGAGTCGGTCTTATCGGGGGCTCCCTGGGAATGGCCATCTGTGCTCGCGGCCTGGCCCGGGAGGTTGTGGGAACGGGCTCCCGGCTTGAAAACCTGCGGCTTGCTGTAGAGATGGGCGCTGTGCATTATTTTAAGGAAAAGCCTGCTGACGGGGTGGCCGGAGCCGATCTGGTGATTATTGCCACGCCGGTCAGTGTTACCATCCCGGTGCTAAAGGAGATTTTGCCCCATCTTTCACCGGGGTCGGTAATAACCGATGTGGGAAGCGTCAAAGCCGGGATTGTCTATCAGGCTGAAGAACTGGTATGCTCCGGAATAAGCTTTGTTGGCGGTCATCCAATGGCCGGTTCAGAACGTAGCGGTGTGGCCGGAGCGGACCCCTATTTATTTGAAAACGCCTATTATTTAATCACACCTACCGCCAGAACCGGTGCTCACGCCCTGGAGGCAGTGAAGAGGCTGGTCGCGGGGATAGGCGCGAAGGTCATTGAGATGGATCCGGACCGGCACGACCTGGCCGTTGCGGCGGTTAGCCACCTTCCTCATTTCCTGGCGGCCGTGCTGGTCAACACCATCAGCCAGATGCCGGAAAGCAATGAAATTCTGCCATTGGCTGCAGGGGGGTTCCGGGATACCACCCGCATAGCCGCCGGCAATCCGGCAATGTGGAGGGACATCTTTATGGCCAACAGGGAGCGGCTTCTTCATATGATCCGGCGTTTCCGGACTGAACTGGACCTTTTTGAAAGCGCAATCGCACATGATCAAACCGGTTACGTCCTGTCTAAACTGGAGGAAGCCAGGCGGGTCCGCTCCGGCCTTCCGGCCAGAAGCAAGGGTTATCTGCCCTGCCTGTTTGAAATAGTGGCGGCAATTCCCGATCAGCCTGGTGCACTGGCCAGGCTGACGGCACACCTGGCCGGAGCCGGCATAAATATTACCGATATAGAGATTCTCAGAGTGCGCGAAGGTGAGGGCGGTACCGTGAGGGTGGGCTTTGCAACCGAAAGTGAGCAGGAAGGCTCTTACCGCTTGCTTAAGGAGAAAGGGTATACGGTAAGGAAGAGATAG
- the TrpB gene encoding tryptophan synthase beta chain, with amino-acid sequence MADVYKEMPDERGYFGAYGGRFVPETLMPALEELEGAYHFYKNDPEFQGELNYYLRHYVGRPSPLYFARGLTEYCGGARIYLKREDLNHTGAHKINNTIGQILLARRMGKRRIIAETGAGQHGVAAATAAALFGFECAVYMGEEDIRRQELNVYRMKLLGARVIPVSAGSRTLKEAMNEALRDWVTNVRNTYYLIGSAAGPHPYPAMVRDFQSIIGIEAKSQVLEQAGRLPDYVVACVGGGSNAIGIFHPFLADRQVRLIGVEAAGRGLDGEEHAATLNRGSPGILHGSLSYILQDKDGQVKCAHSIAAGLDYPGVGPEHACMKDTGRVEYTSATDAEALEAFRLLCRTDGIIPALESAHALAEAVRLAPDLAKEEVILVNLSGRGDKDIPVVAGARGVSV; translated from the coding sequence TTGGCCGACGTTTATAAAGAAATGCCGGATGAAAGGGGTTATTTCGGGGCCTACGGGGGGCGTTTTGTGCCGGAGACGCTGATGCCGGCCCTGGAGGAACTGGAAGGAGCTTACCATTTTTACAAAAATGATCCGGAATTTCAAGGCGAACTTAATTATTATCTCAGGCATTATGTGGGAAGACCTTCCCCGCTTTACTTTGCCCGGGGGCTGACGGAATACTGCGGCGGAGCGAGGATTTACCTGAAGCGGGAGGACCTAAACCATACCGGGGCCCATAAGATAAACAATACTATCGGGCAGATCCTGCTGGCCCGCCGAATGGGCAAGAGAAGGATAATTGCCGAAACAGGGGCGGGCCAGCACGGGGTGGCCGCCGCCACGGCAGCAGCCCTGTTTGGATTTGAATGTGCAGTCTACATGGGTGAAGAGGACATCAGGCGGCAGGAACTTAACGTTTACAGAATGAAGCTTCTGGGGGCCCGGGTAATTCCCGTGTCGGCCGGAAGCAGAACTTTGAAGGAAGCAATGAACGAGGCTCTTCGCGACTGGGTGACAAATGTGAGAAACACTTACTATTTAATCGGTTCGGCAGCCGGTCCCCATCCCTACCCGGCCATGGTCAGGGACTTCCAGTCAATAATCGGGATTGAGGCAAAAAGTCAGGTGCTGGAGCAGGCAGGCCGTCTGCCCGATTACGTGGTTGCCTGTGTGGGCGGGGGAAGCAATGCCATTGGCATTTTCCATCCTTTTCTTGCTGATCGTCAGGTCAGGCTAATTGGAGTCGAAGCAGCCGGCCGGGGTCTGGACGGTGAAGAGCACGCTGCCACCTTGAACAGAGGCAGCCCCGGGATACTGCACGGGTCGCTGAGTTACATCCTGCAGGACAAAGATGGCCAGGTCAAGTGCGCCCATTCCATAGCGGCCGGGCTGGATTACCCCGGTGTGGGGCCGGAGCATGCCTGCATGAAGGATACGGGCCGGGTTGAATACACGTCGGCCACCGATGCTGAGGCACTGGAGGCTTTCAGGTTGCTTTGCCGGACCGACGGGATTATACCTGCCCTGGAAAGCGCCCATGCCCTGGCTGAGGCGGTGCGGCTGGCACCGGATCTCGCGAAGGAAGAAGTGATCCTGGTAAATCTTTCTGGACGGGGAGACAAGGATATTCCTGTGGTTGCAGGTGCCCGGGGGGTAAGTGTATGA
- the TrpA gene encoding tryptophan synthase alpha chain, which translates to MTGRSRIAKCLENLRAAGKKGLIAFITAGDPGLAGTVEIVRHVAEAGADLIELGIPFSDPIADGPVIQMASARALAAGATLPGILEAVREIKKVCTKPLLLMGYYNPIYRFGIRQFAAAASVAGVDGLIVPDLPYEETRPLREAATEKGMDLIYLVAPVTPDRRLMKIAAEASGFIYCISVTGVTGARREIDTDLAAFTGRVRRYTALPLALGFGISGPEQALKASAYCDAVVVGSALVKAVAECSDAAAAGLAAGQLVARIRAALDSLKGSF; encoded by the coding sequence ATGACCGGGCGGAGCAGGATTGCAAAATGTCTGGAGAATTTGCGTGCAGCAGGAAAAAAAGGGCTGATTGCTTTTATCACCGCGGGCGATCCCGGCCTGGCAGGCACGGTGGAGATTGTACGGCACGTGGCAGAAGCAGGGGCGGATCTGATTGAACTGGGGATTCCTTTCTCCGATCCCATAGCCGACGGGCCGGTAATCCAGATGGCTTCCGCCCGGGCGCTGGCCGCCGGCGCAACCCTGCCCGGGATTCTCGAAGCCGTAAGGGAAATTAAAAAAGTATGTACAAAACCCCTGCTCCTGATGGGTTACTACAATCCCATCTATAGATTTGGGATACGGCAGTTTGCGGCCGCAGCTTCAGTTGCAGGTGTGGACGGCCTGATAGTGCCCGACCTGCCCTATGAAGAAACTCGGCCGCTGCGGGAAGCGGCAACGGAAAAAGGAATGGACCTTATTTACCTTGTTGCGCCCGTCACTCCGGACAGAAGGCTGATGAAAATTGCAGCAGAGGCCAGCGGCTTTATTTACTGCATCTCCGTGACAGGGGTAACCGGGGCAAGAAGGGAAATTGACACGGATCTCGCCGCTTTTACGGGAAGGGTGCGCCGTTATACCGCCCTGCCGCTGGCCCTGGGGTTCGGCATATCAGGCCCGGAACAGGCGCTAAAGGCTTCCGCATATTGTGATGCGGTGGTGGTAGGAAGTGCTCTGGTAAAAGCAGTTGCAGAATGCAGCGATGCTGCAGCAGCAGGGCTGGCGGCAGGACAACTGGTTGCCCGGATCAGGGCAGCGCTTGACAGCCTGAAGGGATCTTTCTAG
- the TrpC gene encoding indole-3-glycerol phosphate synthase, with translation MINKIIACKKADLAGQKKLLPVERLKELMTGNLPSRPLASALRRPGQVTIIAEVKRASPLKGILNKNLDPLRMAQEYGEAGAAAISVLTEERFFLGRPSDLVSVRSETALPVLRKDFIIDPYQIFESRVLGADAVLLIAAVLQGGQLAELKALADELGMSCLIEVHTEAELYRSLSAGAEIIGINNRDLGTFKTDLNKTLTLSKLIDGQKVTVVSESGIRSRNDIEMLKECGVHAALVGEALVCRPDPGRALKELKGCV, from the coding sequence GTGATCAATAAGATCATTGCTTGCAAAAAGGCGGATCTGGCCGGACAGAAAAAGTTGCTGCCTGTTGAGCGCTTAAAAGAACTAATGACCGGAAATTTGCCTTCGCGGCCGCTGGCTTCCGCCCTGCGCCGGCCGGGGCAGGTTACAATCATTGCCGAGGTAAAAAGGGCTTCGCCGCTAAAAGGGATTTTAAATAAAAATCTTGACCCGCTCAGAATGGCGCAGGAGTACGGTGAGGCAGGGGCAGCGGCAATATCGGTGCTTACCGAGGAGAGGTTTTTTCTGGGCCGTCCTTCCGACCTCGTTTCGGTAAGGTCGGAGACGGCACTTCCCGTTTTAAGAAAGGATTTTATTATTGACCCGTACCAGATTTTTGAGTCCCGCGTTTTGGGTGCCGATGCCGTGCTCTTAATTGCTGCCGTTCTACAAGGGGGACAACTCGCCGAATTAAAGGCCCTTGCAGACGAACTGGGGATGTCTTGCCTGATAGAGGTCCATACTGAGGCAGAGCTTTACCGCTCACTTTCCGCAGGGGCGGAAATTATCGGCATTAACAACCGCGACCTTGGCACTTTTAAAACTGATTTGAACAAAACGCTTACTCTTTCAAAGCTGATAGATGGGCAGAAGGTTACCGTGGTGTCTGAAAGCGGTATAAGAAGCCGCAATGATATTGAGATGCTGAAGGAGTGCGGGGTGCATGCCGCACTGGTGGGTGAGGCCCTGGTTTGCCGCCCCGACCCGGGCAGGGCATTAAAAGAGCTGAAAGGTTGTGTTTGA
- the AroA gene encoding 3-deoxy-D-arabino-heptulosonate 7-phosphate (DAHP) synthase, whose product MIVVMSHKASEDDIEAVLLRLEKNGFKIHLSQGVERTIIGAIGDKTRLGDLGLEAMPGVEKVVPILQPYKLASRTFHEEGTVVRVGDLEIGGNAVHVMAGPCAVENREQLLSTARLVKEAGATMLRGGAFKPRTSPYSFHGLEEEGLKILAEAREATGLLVVTEVMDARTLPMVAEYADVLQIGARNMQNFFLLKEVAKVDKPVLLKRGPSATIEEWLMAAEYIMAGGNYNVILCERGIRSFDNFTRNTLDLTAVPAVKHLSHLPVIVDPSHAIGKWRFVPAMARAAIAAGADGLLVEVHPNPAEALCDGPQSLTPENFSAMMDDLRQIAAVMGRKMG is encoded by the coding sequence ATGATTGTGGTAATGAGCCATAAGGCCAGTGAAGATGATATTGAAGCGGTGCTTTTAAGGCTGGAAAAGAATGGTTTTAAAATTCATCTTTCGCAGGGTGTTGAGCGCACCATTATAGGCGCTATTGGAGATAAAACCCGCCTTGGCGATCTGGGCCTGGAGGCCATGCCCGGAGTGGAAAAGGTTGTTCCCATCCTTCAGCCGTATAAGCTTGCCAGCAGAACCTTCCACGAAGAAGGAACGGTGGTAAGGGTAGGAGATCTTGAAATAGGCGGCAATGCCGTTCATGTTATGGCCGGCCCGTGTGCGGTGGAAAACAGGGAGCAACTGTTAAGCACGGCCCGGCTGGTCAAAGAGGCAGGGGCAACAATGCTCAGGGGCGGGGCCTTCAAACCGAGAACTTCTCCTTATTCCTTCCACGGGCTGGAGGAAGAAGGCTTAAAGATCCTGGCCGAAGCCAGGGAGGCAACCGGGCTTCTCGTTGTAACCGAGGTAATGGATGCCCGGACCCTGCCCATGGTTGCTGAATATGCCGATGTCCTGCAAATAGGTGCCCGTAACATGCAAAATTTCTTTTTATTAAAAGAAGTTGCCAAAGTAGACAAACCGGTTTTATTGAAGAGGGGACCGTCGGCCACAATTGAGGAATGGCTGATGGCGGCGGAATATATCATGGCCGGCGGCAACTACAATGTCATTCTTTGTGAAAGGGGTATCCGCAGCTTTGATAATTTTACCAGAAATACCCTGGACCTTACTGCCGTACCAGCGGTGAAACACCTTTCACACCTGCCTGTTATTGTTGATCCGAGTCATGCCATAGGAAAATGGCGGTTCGTCCCGGCCATGGCCAGGGCGGCCATAGCTGCCGGTGCCGACGGACTGCTGGTGGAGGTCCACCCTAATCCTGCCGAAGCCCTTTGCGACGGTCCCCAGTCGCTTACTCCCGAAAACTTTTCGGCCATGATGGACGATTTAAGGCAAATCGCGGCGGTAATGGGGAGGAAGATGGGTTGA
- the AroA gene encoding 5-enolpyruvylshikimate-3-phosphate synthase, which translates to MDLHVGKSRGLRGTVAVPGDKSISHRAVMLGALASGETIIENFLPGEDCLSTIDCFRKLGVEINGPDNNTVRVRGRGLDGLSEPVDVLDTGNSGTTMRLILGVLAGQPFFSVITGDSSLRRRPMGRVTGPLISMGAKIDGRQNGNLAPLAVRGGTLRPINFVSPVASAQVKSAVLLAGLFTDGVTAVTEAYRTRDHTERMLRAFGAGVEVSEGTVAVKGRPRLTGRKVKVPGDISSAAFLLVAASLIPGSDLTLTGVGVNPTRIGIIEVLSSMGAEIRLFNLREEEEPVADIRVRYNGRLCGTAVGGEIIPRLIDEVPALAVAAALAEGKTVIRDAAELKVKESDRIAAVAGMLAKFGADVEELPDGLLVRGSRALKGCVCESHGDHRIAMAAAVAGLLAEGKTIVRGAECISVSFPGFSDLLAKVMVDWQ; encoded by the coding sequence TTGGACCTGCATGTCGGAAAATCTCGCGGCCTGAGAGGAACGGTGGCCGTTCCGGGCGACAAGTCGATTTCTCACCGGGCAGTTATGCTTGGTGCTCTGGCAAGTGGAGAAACAATAATTGAAAATTTCCTGCCGGGTGAAGACTGCCTTTCCACTATAGACTGTTTCAGGAAGCTGGGCGTTGAAATAAATGGGCCGGATAATAATACCGTCAGGGTGCGCGGGCGCGGCCTGGACGGCCTGTCCGAGCCTGTGGACGTACTGGATACCGGCAATTCAGGAACCACCATGAGGCTTATTTTGGGCGTGCTGGCCGGGCAACCTTTCTTTAGCGTGATTACCGGGGATTCCTCCCTGCGGCGCCGTCCCATGGGCAGGGTAACGGGGCCGCTTATTTCAATGGGGGCAAAGATTGACGGCAGACAAAACGGCAACCTGGCTCCTCTGGCGGTAAGGGGCGGCACTTTGCGGCCGATTAATTTTGTATCGCCGGTTGCCAGCGCCCAGGTTAAGTCGGCCGTGCTGCTGGCGGGGCTGTTTACCGACGGGGTGACAGCTGTTACGGAGGCGTATCGCACCAGGGATCATACCGAACGAATGCTTAGAGCTTTCGGTGCAGGAGTGGAAGTTTCAGAGGGCACTGTGGCGGTAAAAGGGCGTCCAAGGTTGACCGGGAGGAAGGTAAAAGTTCCGGGGGACATATCGTCGGCCGCATTTTTGCTTGTGGCTGCCTCCCTGATCCCGGGGTCGGACCTTACCCTGACCGGGGTAGGTGTCAATCCTACCAGGATCGGTATCATTGAAGTTCTGTCAAGCATGGGGGCGGAAATCAGGCTGTTTAACCTGCGGGAGGAAGAAGAGCCCGTTGCCGATATCAGGGTTCGCTATAACGGAAGGCTTTGCGGTACGGCTGTTGGAGGGGAAATAATCCCCCGTCTGATCGATGAGGTGCCAGCCCTGGCAGTAGCTGCCGCCTTGGCTGAAGGTAAAACAGTAATCCGTGACGCAGCGGAGCTAAAGGTTAAAGAGAGCGACCGGATTGCGGCGGTGGCCGGTATGCTGGCAAAGTTTGGCGCAGATGTGGAGGAACTGCCCGACGGCCTGCTGGTGCGCGGCAGCCGCGCCTTAAAAGGTTGTGTTTGCGAAAGCCACGGTGATCATCGCATTGCTATGGCGGCCGCGGTGGCCGGCTTGCTGGCCGAAGGAAAAACCATTGTGCGGGGGGCGGAATGCATAAGCGTTTCTTTTCCCGGCTTTTCAGACCTGCTGGCAAAAGTCATGGTGGATTGGCAATGA